A portion of the Actomonas aquatica genome contains these proteins:
- the lipB gene encoding lipoyl(octanoyl) transferase LipB: MQSIDWGRTAYPEATERQKQLVADRIEGRIPDTLVFTEHDPVYTIGLRTGADAHVLWDPAQLERQGITIVPTNRGGDITYHGPGQVVGYPIVDLSAVKDLHAYLRFLEEVMIRAVGTLGLAATRRNGLTGIWVGTRKIAAIGVAVRRWVAYHGFALNVAPDLNHFSGIVPCGIAPTEGTVTSLAQELPTAPSMAEVREVLFAEFNALWPQFIGSTTAQ; this comes from the coding sequence TTGCAATCCATCGACTGGGGCCGCACTGCCTACCCGGAAGCCACCGAGCGCCAGAAACAACTCGTGGCCGATCGCATCGAGGGGCGCATCCCCGACACGCTCGTCTTCACCGAACACGATCCGGTCTACACCATCGGCCTGCGCACCGGCGCCGACGCTCACGTGCTCTGGGATCCCGCCCAACTCGAACGCCAGGGCATCACCATCGTTCCGACCAACCGCGGCGGCGACATCACCTATCACGGTCCCGGCCAGGTGGTCGGTTACCCGATCGTCGACCTGTCCGCCGTCAAAGACCTGCACGCCTACCTGCGTTTCCTGGAGGAGGTCATGATTCGCGCCGTTGGCACCCTCGGCCTCGCCGCCACCCGCCGCAACGGCCTCACCGGTATCTGGGTGGGCACCCGCAAGATCGCCGCCATCGGCGTCGCTGTGCGCCGCTGGGTCGCCTACCACGGCTTCGCCCTCAACGTCGCGCCCGACCTCAATCACTTTTCCGGCATCGTGCCCTGCGGCATCGCGCCCACCGAAGGCACCGTCACCTCCCTCGCCCAGGAGCTGCCCACCGCACCGTCCATGGCCGAGGTGCGCGAGGTGCTTTTCGCCGAGTTTAATGCCCTCTGGCCGCAATTTATCGGCTCCACCACCGCTCAATGA
- a CDS encoding MgtC/SapB family protein, whose protein sequence is MPPTLAAIAASAALGALIGLIRQWSDQEKQQKDAVDFGGVRTHALWGMLGYLGGYGSTQGSWVLPVIIVVVSAHQILARWKSIEEGHGGGTSFAASLLTLLSGTLVAWGMTQAAVLVTALTMVMLGAKKPIHAWTRNFTSEDVRAALQFAAITGVILPLVPNRAMGPFDGFNPYSTWLMVVLISGVGFVGYVAMRVLGTKSGIVITSLLGGLASSTATTLAFSRRSKEEPALSVDYAFAISTACTVMVPRVVAVIAVLNPELALASALPLAAMTVPALLFAGWYLLSPRKRDQGPVDSPAVSNPLSLKTSIKFALLYAIFAFLVKAATQLDMQDSLLPLSFVSGLTDMDAIALSMAETQRNGSVVLDLAAKAVVMGAVANSVLKAGLAASLGARALRLPVALVLGSTAAIGAAAIFLF, encoded by the coding sequence ATGCCCCCCACCCTCGCCGCCATTGCTGCCAGTGCCGCCCTCGGGGCGCTCATCGGGCTGATCCGCCAGTGGAGCGATCAGGAGAAACAACAGAAGGACGCGGTCGACTTCGGCGGCGTGCGCACCCACGCGCTGTGGGGCATGCTGGGCTATCTCGGCGGCTACGGCTCGACGCAAGGCTCCTGGGTGCTGCCCGTGATCATCGTCGTAGTGTCCGCCCACCAAATCCTCGCGCGTTGGAAAAGCATCGAGGAGGGCCACGGCGGCGGCACCAGCTTTGCCGCCTCCTTGCTGACGCTGCTCTCCGGCACCCTCGTCGCCTGGGGCATGACCCAAGCCGCCGTCCTCGTCACCGCCCTCACCATGGTGATGCTCGGCGCCAAAAAACCGATCCACGCCTGGACCCGCAACTTCACCAGCGAAGACGTCCGCGCCGCCCTCCAATTTGCCGCCATCACCGGCGTCATTCTGCCGCTCGTGCCCAACCGTGCCATGGGCCCGTTCGACGGGTTCAACCCCTACTCCACCTGGCTCATGGTGGTGCTCATCTCCGGCGTCGGTTTTGTGGGTTACGTCGCCATGCGCGTGCTCGGCACCAAGTCCGGCATCGTCATCACCAGCCTGCTCGGCGGCCTCGCCTCCAGCACCGCCACCACCCTCGCCTTCAGCCGCCGCAGCAAAGAAGAACCCGCCCTCTCGGTCGATTACGCCTTCGCCATCAGCACCGCCTGCACCGTCATGGTGCCGCGCGTGGTCGCGGTGATTGCCGTGCTCAACCCCGAGCTCGCCCTCGCCTCCGCGTTGCCGCTGGCGGCGATGACCGTGCCCGCGTTGCTCTTCGCCGGCTGGTATTTGCTCAGCCCCCGCAAACGAGACCAAGGCCCGGTCGATTCGCCCGCGGTCAGCAATCCGCTGAGCCTCAAAACCTCCATCAAGTTCGCCCTGCTCTACGCCATCTTCGCGTTTCTGGTCAAAGCCGCCACCCAGCTCGACATGCAGGACAGCCTGCTGCCGCTCAGCTTCGTGTCGGGGCTCACCGACATGGATGCCATCGCGCTCTCCATGGCCGAAACCCAGCGCAACGGCTCCGTGGTCCTCGACCTCGCCGCCAAGGCCGTCGTGATGGGCGCCGTCGCCAATTCCGTGCTCAAAGCCGGTCTCGCCGCCTCGCTCGGCGCCCGCGCCCTCCGCCTGCCCGTCGCCCTCGTGCTCGGCAGCACCGCCGCCATCGGCGCCGCCGCGATCTTCCTCTTCTGA
- the lipA gene encoding lipoyl synthase: MDLTDTSRKPAWLRAKLPSGPGYSAVRKLVDAHDLHTVCQSAQCPNLGECWSRGTATVMILGNICTRSCNFCAIQTGRPTEYDIAEPARVADAVAKMNLKHCVVTSVARDELADGGAGIWAATIRAIRHRNPQTAIEVLVPDFKGRMDQVDTVLDAAPDIYNHNVETVERLQKPVRVQARYDRSRSTLRHAKSRGFTTKTGIMLGLGERKEEIEKTMQDLVDDQIDILTIGQYLQPTPRHWKIDRWVHPDEFAHWKDYGLKLGFGVVESGAMVRSSYHADEQSEKYTGTEHLNNANALAGASAR, from the coding sequence ATGGATCTGACTGACACTTCGCGCAAACCCGCCTGGCTCCGCGCCAAACTGCCTTCCGGCCCCGGTTACTCTGCCGTGCGTAAGCTCGTGGATGCTCACGATTTGCACACCGTCTGCCAAAGCGCCCAGTGCCCCAATCTGGGCGAATGCTGGTCCCGCGGCACCGCCACCGTGATGATCCTGGGCAACATCTGCACCCGCTCGTGCAACTTCTGTGCGATCCAGACCGGCCGCCCGACCGAATACGACATCGCCGAGCCCGCCCGCGTCGCCGATGCCGTGGCCAAGATGAACCTGAAGCACTGCGTCGTCACTTCCGTCGCCCGCGACGAACTCGCTGACGGCGGCGCCGGCATCTGGGCCGCCACCATCCGCGCGATCCGCCATCGCAATCCGCAGACCGCCATCGAGGTGCTCGTGCCCGACTTCAAGGGCCGCATGGACCAGGTCGACACCGTGCTCGACGCCGCCCCCGACATTTACAACCACAACGTCGAGACCGTGGAACGCCTGCAAAAGCCCGTGCGCGTGCAGGCCCGTTACGATCGCTCCCGCTCGACGCTGCGCCACGCCAAATCCCGCGGCTTCACCACCAAGACCGGCATCATGCTCGGCCTCGGTGAACGCAAGGAGGAGATCGAAAAGACCATGCAGGACCTCGTCGATGACCAGATCGACATCTTGACCATCGGCCAATACCTCCAGCCCACGCCGCGTCACTGGAAGATCGACCGCTGGGTGCACCCCGACGAATTTGCCCACTGGAAGGACTACGGCCTGAAGCTCGGCTTCGGCGTCGTTGAAAGTGGCGCCATGGTGCGCTCCTCCTACCACGCCGACGAGCAGTCCGAGAAATACACCGGAACCGAGCACCTCAACAACGCCAACGCCCTCGCCGGCGCAAGCGCTCGCTGA
- a CDS encoding alkaline phosphatase D family protein, translated as MHLPSRLRAVVAPALLFLSLASALVAGEIVSGPMLGYRAHREVFLWLETKDAEEVTLTYWLVNQPDEKHTITHTDVPVHPAGGQIHHFRPGLLKMGGTYRYAITIDGQEQALAATPTFSTQELWEWRTSPPDFSFLFGSCAYINEPEFDRPGEGYGKTTRTFELMGESDAEFMVWTGDNWYWREPDYDSVSGLWYRPMHDRAIPEMQKLLGTMHHYATWDDHDYGPNDSNWSYEYKDVALDIFKAYWGNHTYGEANNPGVYSKFYWGDAAFFLMDNHYHRDAAGLDQDKHPEKTQWGRPQLEWLKQSLLSAKELKHFKFLFIATGNQMLQTEPRGEPHELYRREREELLDFIVENQIEGVIFLTGDVHHSAMYHRKLSDGRMVYDITSSPLSSGSWPVETSSKAEDPYVIPGTLVGDQNFVRIDVRGEGKRRELLVTCIDKQGDTRFEQVIKLSDLQLPSGN; from the coding sequence ATGCACCTGCCTTCGCGCCTCCGCGCTGTCGTCGCTCCCGCTCTCCTCTTCCTCTCCCTCGCCTCCGCTCTTGTCGCCGGTGAGATCGTGTCCGGTCCCATGCTGGGCTACCGCGCGCACCGCGAGGTTTTCCTCTGGCTCGAAACCAAGGACGCCGAGGAGGTCACCCTCACCTATTGGCTGGTGAATCAGCCGGACGAAAAACACACGATCACCCACACCGACGTGCCCGTCCATCCGGCTGGCGGCCAGATCCACCACTTCCGTCCCGGTCTGCTCAAGATGGGCGGCACCTATCGCTACGCGATCACCATCGACGGTCAGGAACAGGCCCTCGCCGCCACGCCGACGTTCTCCACGCAGGAGCTCTGGGAATGGCGCACCTCGCCCCCCGACTTCAGTTTCCTCTTCGGCTCCTGCGCCTACATCAACGAACCCGAGTTCGACCGCCCCGGCGAAGGCTACGGCAAGACCACCCGCACCTTCGAACTCATGGGCGAGAGCGACGCCGAGTTTATGGTCTGGACCGGCGACAACTGGTATTGGCGCGAACCCGACTACGATTCCGTGAGCGGCCTCTGGTATCGCCCCATGCACGACCGCGCCATTCCCGAGATGCAGAAGCTGCTCGGCACGATGCACCACTACGCCACCTGGGACGATCACGACTACGGTCCCAACGACTCCAACTGGTCCTACGAATACAAGGACGTCGCACTCGACATCTTCAAAGCCTATTGGGGCAACCACACCTACGGCGAAGCCAACAACCCGGGCGTCTACAGCAAGTTCTACTGGGGCGACGCCGCGTTTTTCCTGATGGACAATCACTACCATCGCGACGCCGCCGGTCTCGATCAGGACAAACACCCCGAGAAAACCCAATGGGGTCGCCCGCAACTGGAGTGGCTCAAACAATCTCTCCTCTCCGCCAAGGAGCTGAAGCACTTCAAATTCCTCTTCATCGCCACCGGCAATCAGATGCTCCAAACCGAGCCCCGCGGCGAGCCCCACGAGCTCTACCGCCGCGAGCGTGAAGAGCTGCTCGACTTCATCGTCGAGAACCAGATCGAGGGCGTGATCTTTCTCACCGGCGACGTGCACCACAGCGCCATGTATCACCGCAAACTCTCCGACGGTCGCATGGTTTACGACATCACCTCGTCGCCGCTGAGCAGCGGCTCTTGGCCGGTCGAAACCAGCAGCAAAGCCGAAGACCCTTACGTGATCCCCGGCACGCTGGTGGGCGACCAAAACTTCGTGCGCATCGACGTGCGCGGCGAAGGCAAGCGACGCGAGCTACTCGTCACCTGCATCGACAAACAAGGCGACACGCGCTTCGAGCAGGTCATCAAACTCAGCGACCTGCAGCTGCCGTCCGGCAATTAA